From one Bacteroidota bacterium genomic stretch:
- a CDS encoding PLP-dependent transferase — protein MDTKNKGFNTKLIHSGDYEDQFGSATTPIYQTSTFAFKSADHGADCFAGRDKGYIYTRIGNPTINALEDKLADLENGYRGIVMGSGMAAVSTVYMALLEKGSHMIITSAVYGPSLAILDSHFAKFGVEYSAIDTSDMDEIEKHIRPNTKLLYLETPANPTIQITDIQAACDLAHKHDILVCVDNTFCSPYLQRPLGLGADIALHSLTKFINGHADIVGGALIAKDPDLYAKLRKTMVYMGCNMDPHQAFMVQRGVKTLSLRIDRAQESAIKIAEYLEKHPKIEWIKFPGLASFDQKDLVEKQMDGPGTMISFGVKGGLDAGKKLMDNVQLAILAVSLGGVETLIQHPASMTHAAMTKEARLAGHITDDLVRFSVGIEDVEDIIADLAQALEMC, from the coding sequence ATGGACACAAAAAATAAAGGTTTCAACACTAAGCTCATTCATTCTGGCGATTACGAAGATCAATTCGGCAGCGCAACAACGCCTATTTATCAAACTTCCACATTTGCATTTAAAAGTGCTGATCACGGTGCCGATTGTTTTGCCGGACGTGATAAAGGTTATATTTATACCCGTATTGGTAATCCAACCATTAATGCACTTGAAGATAAACTAGCCGATTTAGAAAACGGTTACAGAGGGATTGTAATGGGCAGTGGTATGGCAGCTGTGTCGACCGTATACATGGCTTTGCTTGAAAAAGGTTCACACATGATTATTACCAGTGCTGTTTATGGTCCTAGTTTAGCCATACTGGATAGTCATTTTGCAAAATTCGGTGTCGAATATAGCGCTATTGACACTTCCGATATGGATGAAATTGAGAAGCATATCCGACCCAATACAAAATTGCTTTATTTGGAAACTCCTGCCAATCCAACCATTCAAATCACAGATATTCAGGCAGCTTGTGATTTAGCTCACAAACACGATATTTTAGTATGTGTTGACAATACATTCTGCAGTCCTTATTTACAAAGACCATTGGGTTTAGGAGCCGACATTGCTTTACATTCACTAACAAAATTTATCAACGGACATGCCGATATTGTTGGCGGTGCTTTAATCGCTAAAGATCCTGATTTATATGCAAAATTGCGCAAAACCATGGTTTACATGGGTTGCAACATGGATCCTCATCAGGCATTTATGGTACAACGAGGTGTTAAAACACTTTCATTGCGAATTGATAGAGCACAGGAAAGTGCCATTAAGATTGCAGAATATTTGGAAAAACACCCAAAAATTGAATGGATTAAATTCCCGGGTCTAGCTTCATTCGATCAGAAAGATTTAGTCGAAAAACAAATGGATGGCCCTGGCACCATGATTTCTTTTGGTGTTAAAGGAGGACTTGATGCTGGTAAAAAACTAATGGATAATGTTCAGCTAGCCATACTGGCTGTTTCCTTAGGTGGTGTGGAAACACTAATTCAGCATCCCGCTTCAATGACGCATGCAGCCATGACCAAAGAAGCTCGTTTAGCAGGTCATATAACCGATGATTTGGTTCGTTTTTCGGTTGGTATTGAAGATGTAGAGGATATTATTGCTGATTTAGCGCAGGCTCTAGAAATGTGTTAA